From the Anguilla rostrata isolate EN2019 chromosome 5, ASM1855537v3, whole genome shotgun sequence genome, the window GCTGCATTTGAAAGGGCTCTCGCACACGGACAGGTTTTTACTGCGAAGACAGGGAACGTCAGGCAAACGTGCTAAACCAGGGGTGACCAACCCTGGTCcaggggagccgcagggtctgctggtttttgttttcaccttaagtACAACACAACTGCTTAGGCctaagaaaccaggtgaggtgaggtaactgtgtaatcacctgctttaattgatcaattaagtgcagagtaaaaacaaaaaccagcagaccacttggctctccaggacctgggttggccaccctgTGCTAAACTCTCAACCCTATTTCAAGAAATAGTACTAAGGAAAATACCACTCCACTCCAACACATCTGGGAATAGTCATAATTATTCCCTATTAAATTCATGTTGCTCCAGTGCACACCCAACACTTCCCATTGTGCATGAAAGTAAAAACCACACTAAGccttatcattaaaaaaagcacatttggGGTAACCTGACAGCTGCTGACAAACAATGCGAACAGTGTAGTGCAGCGTAAAAATctaacaaaatcaaataaaatgaatttccaAACACTCACCAGTTTATCTCTCCTCCGTTATCCTGTTTTTGCACCAATGCCCTCCAGTGCTCGTGAGTGGACCTTATGACCTCCATTGCAAAATCCTGTACGAGGGCAACAGTTTTTATCATTAATCAACACTGTGGCACAACTGCCTTTTTCTGTTATTCTTTGGTCATTGGATCAGATGAAAGAGTAGTCTGGAGATGACTAAACTTGCAACTGgccattacaaaataaatttgagTTGACCGAGAAACAAAGCTAAAATGTTGTTGAacaaaaatactgaataatAGATTATTCAAATATACACCATAAAACAGTTACCACAGCTCTTCATGTAGCCTACCTTGTCTTTGAACTGTCCGTTGAAAGCAAACTTGTTTTCGGGCTTTCCGTCCGGGATCTTGTACTTCTTAAACCAGTCCACTGTAGCTTCCAAATGGCCGGGTCTTTTCTTACGCACATCCTCAATGCCTGCAGGTCACAACGCACGGGCCAATGAAGCGAGGGAATACAATGAGCCAATCGGCAGCAGACAGATTCGCATTAATCAAGGTGGAGCAACTCACTGTTTAAGGCTGGAGCGTCTGGGTCCTCGGCATTGATGACGATGACCTTCCAGTCGGTTTCCCCCTCGTCGATCAGGGCCAGGACACCGAGGACCTTCACCTGGATCACCTGCCCCGATGAGCACACCTGGACGGGCACGGAAAGAGTTGACCTGGGGCGATTGCTGAGATCAAGCTTTCAGTCTTTGCTTGAAAAGCGGTCTGCGGACCGGACCTTTGATCCGATGTCGCACACGTCGATGGGGTCGTTGTCTCCGCAGCAGCACGTGTCTTTGTCCGTGTGTTTCGGGTCTTCCCACGTCTGTAGCGACAGAACACAGAAACGCGCGCTCAGGCCAAATGGATTTAAAACACGGACGAAATGCAGTGTGTTAAGGGCGCACTGAGCCAACCTGAACTCATACCGCCAGAGGGGATGCTTGAAACAACACAATGAAATTAACTGTTGAGTATATCTTTAAAATGCCCAGGGTGAAACTGTTTCTTGGACCAGCATTTAATTTTATAAGCATGAGATACTTATAGTGCCTATCCAgttttaatttcttcatttttgacTGTTCACTATTTTTATCAACTGCATATTTTATTCTAATACTTATATGGTGATAAAAGCAAGCCCTGTGCTGGGTctatgaatatttcataacatttaACAACTGCCAATGGTCCTCATAACCCAATTGCCCAGGAGCTATTCTTCCCCAGTgaatttcacagaaaaacacaagagaATGCAATGCAAATTTCATGTAAATATCTGCATAAACACTGAATTTCCATGCTACATGTAACCAAATTAATCGAGAacagtaaaattattttcttggaTGACTGAAAATCTTTAGAAGACCTCATTGGGGCTGCTAGCCACAGCCTACACTGGCATGGTGAGGATTCAATACCAGTCGGTTGGGCGCATCTGAAAAGAGTATTAGTCAGTTGAGCCACCCATGTAATCCAAAAAGAGAAGCTAAACTGCACACGTCTCTctttaatattgtttaatttgtcttgTAGAAGAGATGCATGCACTTCAAGAAAATATAAAGGCAAAGGCACTACACCTAGACATTTCAGATAAGCACATGGAGTTGGTTTAATAAAACGTGGGaagtacttttaaaaatgagtagCATTTCCAATGCATACAGTACGTTGTGCAGCAAATGGAATAGAATCAACACACAGTGAATACCGACAGTTGAGACTGACACTGGGACGTATAACTTTTTGTTTCTAGGTTTCCACACATTTAACAGCAGCGGAAAACTTTAAATGCCCATGAGGCACGTGGTTAAATGCTAAAGGTGAAtaaaagaggaggaaaatgattaaaaatagtatttttctcTCAACCTGCAACCTTTCTCATGACCTTCAATGCCACACCATCTTATTCCATTCTTGGAGTGGTGCGAAACGCATCAAACTGGGTATTTCCTTCAGATCTTACCTGCGGAAGCGCCCCATAGTTCCAAATGTATCCTTTATGGGGAAACACGTTGGCAACATATCGAAGCTTGCCCTTCTTGACATCTTGCTTGATTGGATTCAGAGGTTCTTTAGTTGCAATCTAGGGAACAGATTACCAAAGCATTATGGACACCGAAAACTGTCGGGAATAATGATACCCACCTCAAAAAGTCACATTACACACATCAACCTTTAAAAAACGGGAGGAAAAAGGACAAATGCACGCAGTTAAACTCTGAACCGTGTCTTTCAGCCACcacatcatttattcattttcaagtcacagctgcagctgaaaattaaaatgaccttTATGCTGACTTTGATGTTGGACGTCCGGTGTTACAGTGTGCCTAGAGTGCTTAATTATCATTACAACTACATACAGGAGAAGCGTTAAAAATTAAGCAACAAGGACATTCTTAATATTTCTCAGCTTTAAAATTTATCAACTTTGTCCCATCTTAAGATAGAGGATTTAGTCATTGAAACCAGGTTCTATTGTTGGAAAGCAATAAGGAAGAAGAGGTTTCAGGGCAATGAAGATCAGTGTATCTCTTTCAccgtttctctctttttgattGTACTTAGTGGGAAAGAACTGAAGTGGAAAAGGAACGGCTATCAAATAGCAGGTAACAAaggtgtatttgtttttctaaattcaGCAAACTAACCTCTTCTTCAACTTGCCCATACCACGGAGCTCTATAAGAGCATCGGGACAGATATAAAAGTAGGTTTTTTAAGGAACAATGTGAAAAATCAAGGGAAAATAAGCTGACAGGAGAATGCAGCCTCCACAGTGTTTAAATCAATCCAGAAGAGTTTAAGACAGAAAAAGCTGCTTTATGACATAGCCTACATGAAACAGACTGCAGAGAAATTAATTGGTATATTATGTAGGTGCAGGGAGTGAATTGACCACTACTGAGTGTGTTCAATGGGTGAGGATGGGAAATCAACGTTTACTAGTTAGAAAAAGCAGTACAATGCTACTGCATGGGAAAGCACTGCTTAAGCTATGCTATGCTGTTcaattttgaaatattgcttAATCCAATATTGAAATATTACTAGTAATATAAGTAAATGTTAAGCTATGAACAGCATTCCTATTTATTCATGAAGGAAACGAAAAGTTAATATGATGCAACAAAGACTTGCCTCCATTTTGGCATTTGACCAGCGAGGCACCTCCACCACCATATTACACAGGACCTGTGCAAAAGGAAAGAAATCAAAAGGTCTTTACCAGACTTCACTTGATTTGCCAGACCACGTCTATTTCATGCTTCAGAAGTATAATTTGTAGCATCGGGCCTTACACAATCCTTAGTTCCTCAGGGGACCAatgattcaaaataaaatactaggttgaaaaaaggttaaaaaaaaataaaataaaataaaaaataaaaacctacaaaTGACATACACCTTGCTTTCATTCAATCTGAAACTTGTGTTTTCAATTCAAGATAAATTACTGAATGAACAAGTTAGCCAAATATAACAGAGGTTGTGTAATTTAGATTTTAGGCTGGCTATTCTGCTAGGTATCAAGCAACAGGTAATCAAGAGGACAATACCTCATTTTCAGTCTTCCTTACTTTCTTCTGTGGCACATCATTTTCCTATAGGGAAACAAAACCATCCATTACTAGATGGCTACAAATCTTAAGCGTACGCCCTTAAAACCAACCCCTAAAAGTCAGAGTGGCCAAAACCTGAAAGGGCATATAAGAAAGCTCAGCAAAAAGTGCTCACAATGTGCTGATTAAGCAGATCCAGTTCTCTCCTCAAGCTTATCTTCACATCTGGTTCATATTGCTGTCACTGCCCATGTCCATCTCAACTGGATGCTTCAGTGCATGGCACGATGCTATGAGCATTTGCTTTTCTTGGAAACCATGCACAGCCTTTTGGGAGGCAGTTGTTGGCAAACTATTTCTAAAGTACTAGTACTGGCAAGATCTCTGCAAAAACACAATCTTTTCAGTCCAGGATGTCAGGTTTAGTTCAGTTTAGTCTCCTTCCATTTTTCAAAGATTTCCAATTTTTCTATGAAATTGATTCAAATATCTGTGGTTTACACATTCATGCTTGTCAGCTTCTTGCATTCTATGATGGATTTCACCTCACAGAAACATCTTTAGTTGAATGTGAAAATTAGGCAAGGGCAAGGTAAGGGCAGAAAAAAGGTTTAATGGTGAAAGCAGGCTGTACATCCTTAGGCTTATCATTTCCCCTAAAATCTAACCCTGTGACATCCTTGGTCCTGAGGGTAACCCTTTTACTATGAGTCCTGGTAAGATGTGTGATTCATTGATAACCATGTATGcaaaattatttaacttttaacttCATAAAGCATGTAAAAAAATTGAACTTTTCTTTCAACCCTTCAATCAACTAGGAAGACTGCAGCCAGGACTGAAAATGACCTAGCCTACCAGTGTCCCATCCCCAACCCTGACAATTGCATCATTTTGGGTATTAACCGA encodes:
- the ppa2 gene encoding inorganic pyrophosphatase 2, mitochondrial, which translates into the protein MHFSLQSCLRISTAFFGARCTKRCSFLTHISPYYPRKMMHYQTEERGRPNTTDYRIYFKSSDGKYISPFHDIPLFAESEQENDVPQKKVRKTENEVLCNMVVEVPRWSNAKMEIATKEPLNPIKQDVKKGKLRYVANVFPHKGYIWNYGALPQTWEDPKHTDKDTCCCGDNDPIDVCDIGSKVCSSGQVIQVKVLGVLALIDEGETDWKVIVINAEDPDAPALNSIEDVRKKRPGHLEATVDWFKKYKIPDGKPENKFAFNGQFKDKDFAMEVIRSTHEHWRALVQKQDNGGEINCKNLSVCESPFKCSEEETSAVVKSAPECGKADSLPADVDKWYFLPK